GCCAACTCAGCATGCTGACTTTGACTTAAGGCGCTAAACAATAAAGCGTGGTAGTGATCCATCAACCACTGGCGCACCAGGGTCTGGGCAAAGTCACCATTCGGCTGTTCACACAGCAGCAAATTACGGTATTCACGTTCGGTACGGAAATAAGCCAGCTTGTCTTCATCACGGCCCTGTCCTTCCACTTCACCCGCCAGACTGAGGGCAGTACGTGCCTGACCCAATAAATCCAGTCCGATATTGGCTAAGGCAATATCCAGCTCCAGTTCAGGTGCATGACCACACCACTCTGCCAAACGATGAGACAGGATCAGTTGACTGTCACCCACATGTAAAAGAAATTCTGCCAATACTTGATTTGTCATATTCTTCACCTTTCCCTTTACATATGCTCGATGCCAGCTGGAATGTTATAAAAGGTTGGATGGCGATAAACCTTGTCCAAAGCGGGTTCAAAAAATTCTGCTTTTTCATCTGGCTGTGAAGAGGTAATCAATTCAGATTTCACCACCCAGATACTGATCCCTTCATTGCGGCGGGTATATACATCGCGGGCATTTTGTAGTGCGACTTCCTCATCCGGTGCACGCAGGCTGCCGACATGACGGTGACTTAGACCCTGTTTACTACGCACAAATACTTCATAAAGTGACCAGTTATTTTTGTTATTCATGAGCAAATTTCCTTATATTGATCAAACTATTTTTTAAGCGACTTTTTGTGCTGCTGACTGTTGCTGCTGTTTTTGAGCATAGACAGCTGCGGAATCACGTACCCACTTGCCGCCTTCCCAAGCTTTGCGGCGTGCTTCAATACGCTCATGGTTACACGGCCCCTTGCCTGCAAGAATCGCAAAAAACTCATCCCAATTGATTTCACCAAATTCGTAATGTCCGGTGGCTTCATTGAATTTGAGGTCTGGATCTGGAACGGTTAAACCCAGCTGCAAAACTTGCGACACGGTGTTATCGACAAATTTCTGACGTAGCTCATCGTTGCTGAATAATTTAATTTTCCACTGCATACTTTGTGCACTGTTCGGTGAATTATCATCACTTGGACCAAACATCATCAGTGCCGGCCACCAGAAACGGTTCACTGCATCCTGTGCCATCTGCTTTTGTTCCGGCGTACCATTGGCCAATTCCATCATGGCTTCAAAGCCCTGACGCTGATGGAAACTTTCTTCTTTACACACACGCACCATAGCGCGGGCATAAGGACCATAAGATGTACGGCACAGCGCAACCTGATTGACAATTGCTGCACCATCTACCAGCCAGCCAATCGCGGTAACATCGGCCCAGCTCAGGGTTGGATAGTTGAAAATTGAAGAATATTTCATGCGACCGGCAATCAGCTTATCCATCATGTCGTCACGATCCGCACCCAAGGTTTCTGCAGCACTGTACAGATACAAAGCATGACCGGCTTCGTCCTGAACTTTTGCCATCAGCACAGCTTTACGCTTCAAGGTCGGTGCACGGGTAATCCAGTTGCCTTCCGGCAACATGCCCACCACTTCAGAGTGTGCATGCTGACCAATCTGACGAATCAAGGTCTTACGATAAGCATCCGGCATCCAGTCCTTCGGCTCGATGGAAATATCCTTTTCAATCTTTTGATCGAAGATTTGTTGTTGATTATTCATTGTTCCCTCACTTATCCCAAGTGTTGATACACTCAAATTAAAACGATACGTAATTAAAATCAATATCTATTTATTGGTATCATTTAATTTTCACCCCTTATTTTTAATAAATATTTGTTTTATATAACTTAATATTTTTTATTTTATTGTTACGCATTTTTAAATACAGATTTATGATTGACATTTTCAATTTTTCAACACAAATTATGAAACATCAAAATTAAAATACATCTCAAAACGTATCATAAATGGAGTTTTTACAATGTTAGAGTTAGACAGCAGCTCAAGCACAACGGATTATCAAGATACTGAATCAACCCATAATTCTATTGCCATCAAAAGCTTATCTTCACTGGTGTACGGCCAGGAATACGCAGCGCAAGCCGATTTACGTACGGTTTATCATGCCATTAGCGGTGAAGCGGTTTATCAGGTCGGCAGTCAGGGTATCGATACCCAAGCCGTGGTGAAGTATGCCAA
The nucleotide sequence above comes from Acinetobacter lwoffii. Encoded proteins:
- the paaB gene encoding 1,2-phenylacetyl-CoA epoxidase subunit PaaB; this translates as MNNKNNWSLYEVFVRSKQGLSHRHVGSLRAPDEEVALQNARDVYTRRNEGISIWVVKSELITSSQPDEKAEFFEPALDKVYRHPTFYNIPAGIEHM
- the paaA gene encoding 1,2-phenylacetyl-CoA epoxidase subunit PaaA, translated to MNNQQQIFDQKIEKDISIEPKDWMPDAYRKTLIRQIGQHAHSEVVGMLPEGNWITRAPTLKRKAVLMAKVQDEAGHALYLYSAAETLGADRDDMMDKLIAGRMKYSSIFNYPTLSWADVTAIGWLVDGAAIVNQVALCRTSYGPYARAMVRVCKEESFHQRQGFEAMMELANGTPEQKQMAQDAVNRFWWPALMMFGPSDDNSPNSAQSMQWKIKLFSNDELRQKFVDNTVSQVLQLGLTVPDPDLKFNEATGHYEFGEINWDEFFAILAGKGPCNHERIEARRKAWEGGKWVRDSAAVYAQKQQQQSAAQKVA